In Desulfovibrio aminophilus, the following proteins share a genomic window:
- a CDS encoding cysteine synthase yields MLHENVLQMIGQTPLVEIRRLNPHPNVKILAKIECRNPGGSIKDRVALAMIEAAEASGELTSDKTIIEATSGNTGIGLAMVAAVKGYRIKLLMSEAASEERKMILRAFGAEIELTPARLATDGAIELAYRMAREEPDKYVLMDQYNNPASIAAHYRGTAREIWDQTGGSVTHVVASLGTTGTAMGLVKGLKEFSGGKARVVAVEPFAGHKIQGLKNMHESYPPGIYDKKALDAVLNVEDQEAFSLCRRLAREEGILAGMSSGAALAGALKVAAGLSEGVVVVIFPDSGERYLSTPLFAPRSERGVKLVSAATGRPVTLASASGLYTLGPSLDDPGDLSAWRRAVLLDVLARHLEAEGGKPVVAVGLADMDDRTLSAARAEHKRRADYAASATARVRELGRALGLREATLFAQASSASERAVALCRKLLGKGLAYEKLRSVYFDVLRDKRYGGMACMDADKVSVGKTVDLEAYVKENPRDFTLLKRASLMDLKQGEVLETEWGNVRPSWFLQLAAAAVEALPRLDVVLAGEAHQFPHLENLRALWSAEGREPQAWLVDKRVAPAEGEPAGLEAALEECGDPRVLRMWLLSGSYRKSLPLTRQSLAMWGRNWRKVQDCAASLTLQAGSPGEDVPDRARQAVFDLKAAFSAALEDDLSLHQFWPALFGFVKTVNGLAAKDRLGGAGAAACLKVLRGVDRVLGILDPAHLPLPQAELPEAVQRLLDEREEARARKDFAASDSLRDRIAAAGYRLEDTPGGVRVFCRIPSAQ; encoded by the coding sequence ATGCTCCACGAAAATGTCCTGCAGATGATCGGGCAGACCCCGCTGGTGGAGATCCGCCGGCTCAACCCCCACCCGAACGTCAAAATCCTGGCGAAGATCGAGTGCCGCAATCCCGGCGGCTCGATCAAGGACCGCGTGGCCCTGGCCATGATCGAGGCCGCCGAGGCCTCCGGCGAACTCACCTCGGACAAGACCATCATCGAGGCCACCAGCGGCAACACGGGCATCGGCCTGGCCATGGTGGCGGCGGTCAAGGGCTACCGCATCAAGCTGCTCATGAGCGAGGCCGCCTCAGAGGAGCGCAAGATGATCCTGCGGGCCTTCGGCGCGGAGATCGAGCTGACCCCCGCGCGGCTGGCCACGGACGGGGCCATCGAGCTGGCCTACCGCATGGCCCGCGAGGAGCCGGACAAGTACGTGCTCATGGACCAGTACAACAACCCCGCCAGCATCGCGGCCCACTACCGGGGCACGGCCCGGGAGATCTGGGACCAGACCGGCGGGAGCGTGACCCACGTGGTCGCCTCCCTGGGCACCACGGGCACGGCCATGGGCCTGGTCAAGGGCCTCAAGGAATTCAGCGGCGGCAAGGCGCGGGTGGTGGCCGTGGAGCCCTTCGCCGGGCACAAGATCCAGGGCCTGAAGAACATGCACGAGTCCTACCCGCCGGGCATCTACGACAAGAAGGCCCTGGACGCGGTGCTCAACGTGGAGGACCAGGAGGCCTTCAGCCTCTGCCGCCGCCTGGCGCGCGAGGAGGGCATCCTGGCGGGCATGAGCTCGGGGGCGGCCCTGGCCGGGGCCCTCAAGGTGGCCGCCGGGCTGTCCGAGGGCGTGGTCGTGGTCATCTTCCCGGACAGCGGCGAGCGCTATCTCTCCACGCCCCTCTTCGCGCCGCGCTCCGAGCGCGGGGTGAAGCTGGTGAGCGCGGCCACGGGGCGGCCCGTGACCCTGGCCTCGGCTTCGGGCCTGTACACCCTGGGCCCGAGCCTGGACGATCCCGGCGACCTGAGCGCCTGGCGCCGCGCCGTGCTCCTGGATGTCCTGGCCCGGCACCTGGAGGCCGAGGGAGGCAAGCCGGTGGTCGCCGTGGGCCTGGCCGACATGGACGACCGCACCCTTTCCGCGGCCCGCGCGGAGCACAAACGCCGGGCCGACTACGCCGCCTCGGCCACCGCGCGCGTGCGTGAGCTGGGCCGGGCCCTGGGCCTGCGCGAGGCCACGCTCTTCGCCCAGGCCTCCTCGGCCAGCGAGCGGGCCGTGGCCCTCTGCCGCAAGCTCCTGGGCAAGGGGCTTGCCTACGAGAAGCTCCGCTCGGTGTATTTCGACGTGCTGCGCGACAAGCGCTACGGCGGCATGGCCTGCATGGACGCGGACAAGGTCTCGGTGGGCAAGACCGTGGACCTGGAGGCCTACGTCAAGGAGAACCCGCGCGACTTCACCCTGCTCAAGCGGGCCAGCCTCATGGACCTGAAGCAGGGCGAGGTGCTGGAGACCGAGTGGGGCAACGTGCGGCCGTCCTGGTTCCTGCAGTTGGCGGCCGCCGCCGTGGAGGCCCTGCCTCGGCTGGACGTGGTCCTGGCGGGCGAGGCGCACCAGTTCCCGCACCTGGAGAACCTGCGCGCGCTCTGGTCCGCCGAGGGCCGCGAGCCCCAGGCCTGGCTGGTGGACAAGCGCGTGGCCCCGGCCGAGGGCGAACCCGCCGGTCTGGAGGCCGCCCTGGAGGAGTGCGGCGACCCGCGCGTGCTGCGCATGTGGCTGCTCTCCGGCTCCTACCGCAAGTCCCTGCCCCTGACCCGCCAGAGCCTGGCCATGTGGGGCAGGAACTGGCGCAAGGTCCAGGACTGCGCCGCGTCCCTGACGCTCCAGGCCGGGAGCCCGGGCGAGGACGTGCCGGACCGCGCGCGGCAGGCCGTGTTCGACCTCAAGGCCGCCTTCTCCGCCGCCCTGGAGGACGATCTCTCCCTGCACCAGTTCTGGCCCGCGCTGTTCGGCTTCGTGAAGACGGTCAACGGCCTGGCCGCCAAGGACCGCCTCGGCGGGGCCGGGGCCGCGGCCTGCCTCAAGGTCCTGCGCGGCGTGGACCGGGTGCTGGGCATCCTGGACCCCGCGCACCTGCCCCTGCCCCAGGCCGAGCTGCCCGAGGCCGTGCAAAGGCTCCTGGACGAGCGCGAGGAGGCCCGGGCGCGCAAGGACTTCGCGGCCTCCGACTCCCTGCGCGACCGGATCGCGGCGGCGGGTTACCGGCTGGAGGACACGCCGGGAGGTGTACGAGTTTTTTGCCGCATCCCTTCCGCGCAGTAA
- a CDS encoding Gfo/Idh/MocA family protein has product MKVGVIGLGWMGRVHLRNYCEMPGVEVAGVVDTNREVLDEVAKQFNVPVHTEIQALLDKELDAVSVCVPTFLHHEVGLAVLGRGIPALIEKPLAATEAEGAELVALAREKKLPLMVGHVERFNPAVQRVKQLVGDDVISIQIERVGPYPPRIQDVGVIKDLGSHDIDLIRFITGSEYEQVYAVTSKTLGKHEDSALITARMENGVLASINTNWVTPYKSRKIHVACKSKYIEANLVTQEVKEFSQFSTYDKSYSVREWPLIYREPVKEELNQFLRAVREGTPVPISGDDGLVVLKTIEKVLACAC; this is encoded by the coding sequence ATGAAGGTCGGCGTGATCGGTCTCGGCTGGATGGGCCGGGTGCATCTGCGCAACTACTGCGAAATGCCCGGCGTGGAAGTGGCCGGAGTGGTGGATACGAACCGCGAGGTCCTGGACGAGGTGGCCAAGCAGTTCAACGTGCCGGTGCATACGGAGATCCAGGCCCTTCTGGACAAGGAACTGGACGCGGTGAGCGTCTGCGTGCCCACCTTCCTGCATCACGAGGTGGGACTGGCCGTGCTTGGCCGGGGCATCCCGGCGCTCATCGAGAAGCCCCTGGCGGCCACCGAGGCCGAGGGCGCGGAGCTGGTGGCCCTGGCCCGGGAAAAGAAGCTGCCGCTCATGGTCGGCCATGTGGAGCGCTTCAACCCGGCCGTGCAGCGGGTCAAGCAACTGGTGGGCGATGACGTCATCTCCATCCAGATCGAGCGCGTGGGCCCCTATCCGCCGCGCATCCAGGACGTGGGCGTGATCAAGGACCTGGGCTCCCACGACATCGACCTCATCCGCTTCATCACCGGCTCGGAATACGAGCAGGTCTACGCCGTGACCTCCAAGACCCTGGGCAAGCACGAGGACTCGGCGCTCATCACGGCCCGGATGGAGAACGGGGTGCTGGCCTCCATCAACACGAACTGGGTCACGCCCTACAAGTCGCGCAAGATCCACGTGGCCTGCAAGAGCAAGTACATCGAGGCCAATCTCGTGACCCAGGAAGTGAAGGAATTCAGCCAGTTCTCCACCTACGACAAGAGCTACAGCGTGCGCGAGTGGCCGCTCATCTACCGCGAGCCGGTGAAGGAGGAGCTGAACCAGTTCCTGCGCGCCGTGCGCGAGGGCACGCCCGTGCCCATCAGCGGCGACGACGGGTTGGTGGTGCTCAAGACCATCGAAAAGGTTCTGGCCTGCGCCTGCTGA
- a CDS encoding sigma 54-interacting transcriptional regulator, translating into MNGSESPDNAPLITLKRLLDEITPQAPLEESLNAILRILAKDMGYVRAFLAIVDPETDDLRLSLSYSPAKTSQVSYTPGRGVIGQVFETGKSIVVPRLSEHREFLNKAFGRSEAELKSLAFICVPIVHHSKGERETLGTLSVDLPVRPADMLEGHRRLLEVVGAMIANHVAQLQEEMALQKHLLAQGLSGGSDAPPPQNFVAASKSMRMVLRQARQVAPSRATVLLRGESGTGKELLAEEIHASSPRKDKPLVKLNCAALPSELVESELFGHQKGAFTGAFQTKRGLFEVANGGTLFLDEIGELSLDAQAKVLRAIQEKEIQRVGGEQAIMVDVRLICATHQPLEQLLTQGKFREDLYYRINVFPVFIPPLRERREDILPLAEFFLSDFSGEYGKDIKRISTPAIELLTLYHWPGNVRELRNCLERAVLVCEEEVIRTYHLPPTLQTADSSATGTNLSFGEAVAKFETELLVDSLKKTRGNMLQTARDLRVSYRIVNYKVKKYGLDVKRFANIKPRRKKTQGPADQTD; encoded by the coding sequence ATGAACGGATCGGAAAGCCCGGACAACGCCCCGCTGATCACGCTCAAGCGCCTGCTGGACGAGATCACCCCCCAGGCCCCTCTGGAGGAGAGCCTCAACGCCATCCTGCGCATCCTGGCCAAGGACATGGGCTACGTCCGCGCCTTTCTGGCCATCGTGGACCCGGAGACCGACGACCTCCGCCTCTCCCTCTCCTACAGCCCGGCCAAGACCTCCCAGGTCAGCTACACCCCGGGCCGGGGGGTCATCGGCCAGGTCTTCGAGACCGGCAAGTCCATCGTGGTGCCCCGGCTCTCCGAACACCGCGAGTTCCTGAACAAGGCCTTCGGCCGCAGCGAGGCCGAACTGAAGAGCCTGGCCTTCATCTGCGTGCCCATCGTGCACCATTCCAAGGGCGAGCGCGAGACGCTGGGCACGCTCAGCGTGGACCTGCCCGTGCGCCCGGCCGACATGCTGGAAGGCCACCGCCGCCTCCTGGAGGTGGTCGGGGCCATGATCGCCAACCACGTGGCCCAGCTCCAGGAGGAGATGGCGCTCCAGAAGCACCTCCTGGCCCAGGGCCTGTCCGGGGGCTCGGACGCCCCGCCGCCGCAGAACTTCGTGGCCGCCAGCAAGAGCATGCGCATGGTGCTCCGCCAGGCGCGCCAGGTGGCCCCCAGCCGGGCCACTGTGCTTTTGCGCGGCGAGTCCGGCACGGGCAAGGAACTGCTGGCCGAGGAAATCCACGCCTCCAGCCCGCGCAAGGACAAGCCCCTGGTCAAGCTGAACTGCGCGGCCCTGCCCTCGGAGCTGGTGGAGTCCGAGCTCTTCGGCCACCAGAAGGGAGCCTTCACCGGGGCCTTCCAGACCAAGCGCGGCCTGTTCGAGGTGGCCAACGGCGGCACGCTCTTCCTGGACGAGATCGGCGAACTCTCGCTGGACGCCCAGGCCAAGGTCCTGCGCGCCATCCAGGAGAAGGAGATCCAGCGCGTGGGCGGCGAGCAGGCCATCATGGTCGACGTGCGCCTCATCTGCGCCACGCACCAGCCCCTGGAACAGCTCCTGACCCAGGGCAAGTTCCGCGAGGACCTCTACTACCGCATCAACGTCTTCCCGGTGTTCATCCCGCCGCTGCGGGAGCGCCGCGAGGACATCCTGCCCCTGGCGGAATTCTTCCTCTCCGACTTCTCCGGCGAATACGGCAAGGACATCAAGCGCATCTCCACCCCGGCCATCGAGCTCCTGACGCTCTACCACTGGCCCGGCAACGTGCGCGAACTGCGCAACTGCCTGGAGCGCGCGGTGCTCGTCTGCGAGGAGGAGGTCATCCGCACCTACCACCTGCCGCCCACGCTCCAGACCGCCGACAGCTCGGCCACGGGCACGAACCTCTCCTTCGGCGAGGCCGTGGCCAAGTTCGAGACCGAACTGCTGGTGGACTCGCTCAAGAAGACGCGCGGCAACATGCTCCAGACCGCCCGCGATCTGCGCGTGTCCTACCGGATCGTGAACTACAAGGTGAAGAAGTACGGCCTGGACGTGAAGCGCTTCGCCAACATCAAGCCCCGGCGCAAGAAGACCCAGGGACCGGCCGACCAGACGGACTGA
- a CDS encoding glycosyltransferase family 39 protein: MRDFLDRTYGILARHPWWTLGLLLAAHTAWTMDCRALWFSDEVRYANAFENVIHAGKWLVLSLNGQPYPDKPPLYFWFLALLHTISRMPAVFFLGAALSGLAYLFATLGLSKSLGRSRDSGFTAGLVLLTTFVFIGLLHYSRMDLLFAAMILGSQAFFYKAWGPGGRGGRGPVLAGFLLAGLATLTKGPLGLIFPLLTAFCFLAWRGELRRMGGRATLQGLGLMLGLLLAWLLAALAVEGTGFIQDILGKQIVARATNTFHHKEGPWYYFLALPPAWLPWTLLPLVLPFWRVFTPKFWKTAWNGRRQAGARAWLWCMILPAFILLSCLSGKVFVYILPFFAPLALLTADVLEDLDWPRAGLFWVLASGFLLLLALALPVAEALLPLPVTPRGVALSTVLLAAAAIGLFLLRRDGARAPLLFLTLALLVWSLPLNRITLPSLDDYMSPKRQGSLIRAYVAEGYKPLAYDIYSGIFTYYAGTNLLETNDLSKIAAEVEENPKCVLVLRKKHWDAWENRPSRLVAFDEQNIAGQVYVLAATAPR; encoded by the coding sequence ATGCGGGACTTTCTTGACCGGACTTACGGAATCCTGGCCCGGCATCCCTGGTGGACCCTGGGTCTCCTGCTGGCCGCGCACACGGCCTGGACCATGGACTGCCGCGCGCTCTGGTTCTCCGACGAGGTGCGCTACGCCAACGCCTTCGAGAATGTGATCCACGCCGGGAAATGGCTGGTGCTCTCGCTCAACGGCCAGCCCTACCCGGACAAGCCGCCGCTCTACTTCTGGTTCCTGGCCCTGCTGCACACCATCTCGCGCATGCCCGCGGTCTTCTTCCTGGGCGCGGCCCTCTCAGGGCTGGCCTACCTCTTCGCCACCCTGGGGCTGTCCAAGAGCCTGGGCCGGAGCCGGGACTCCGGGTTCACCGCCGGGCTCGTCCTGCTGACCACCTTCGTCTTCATCGGGCTGCTGCACTACTCGCGCATGGACCTGCTCTTCGCGGCCATGATCCTGGGCAGCCAGGCCTTCTTCTACAAGGCCTGGGGGCCGGGCGGCCGGGGCGGGCGCGGTCCGGTCCTGGCCGGATTCCTCCTGGCCGGGCTGGCCACCCTGACCAAGGGCCCCCTGGGCCTCATCTTCCCACTGCTCACCGCTTTCTGCTTCCTGGCCTGGCGCGGGGAGCTGCGCCGCATGGGCGGCCGCGCCACGCTCCAGGGCCTGGGGCTCATGCTCGGCCTGCTCCTGGCCTGGCTCCTGGCGGCCCTGGCGGTGGAGGGCACGGGCTTCATCCAGGACATCCTGGGCAAGCAGATCGTGGCCCGGGCCACGAACACCTTCCACCACAAGGAAGGGCCCTGGTACTACTTCCTGGCCCTGCCCCCGGCCTGGCTGCCCTGGACCCTCCTGCCCCTGGTCCTGCCCTTCTGGCGGGTCTTCACCCCGAAGTTCTGGAAGACGGCCTGGAACGGCCGCCGACAGGCCGGAGCGCGGGCCTGGCTCTGGTGCATGATCCTGCCCGCGTTCATCCTCCTGAGCTGCCTCTCGGGCAAGGTCTTCGTCTACATCCTGCCGTTCTTCGCGCCCCTGGCCCTGCTCACGGCCGACGTCCTGGAGGACTTGGACTGGCCCCGGGCCGGGCTGTTCTGGGTCCTGGCCTCCGGCTTCCTGCTTCTGCTGGCCCTGGCCCTGCCCGTGGCCGAGGCCCTGCTGCCCCTGCCCGTGACGCCCCGGGGCGTGGCCCTCTCCACCGTGCTCCTGGCCGCCGCGGCCATCGGGCTCTTCCTCCTGCGCCGCGACGGAGCCCGGGCCCCGCTGCTCTTCCTGACCCTGGCCCTGCTCGTCTGGAGCCTGCCGCTCAACCGCATCACCCTGCCCTCGCTGGACGACTACATGAGCCCCAAGCGCCAGGGCTCGCTCATCCGGGCCTACGTGGCCGAGGGCTACAAGCCCCTGGCCTACGACATCTACAGCGGCATCTTCACCTACTACGCCGGGACGAACCTGCTGGAGACCAACGACCTGTCGAAGATCGCCGCCGAGGTGGAGGAGAACCCGAAGTGCGTCCTGGTCCTCCGCAAGAAGCACTGGGACGCCTGGGAGAACCGCCCGTCCCGGCTGGTGGCCTTCGACGAGCAGAACATCGCGGGTCAGGTTTACGTCCTGGCCGCCACGGCCCCGCGCTGA
- a CDS encoding phosphatase PAP2 family protein, whose translation MSWSRLLLGWLRFSWPLLLVLLVLWLAFGGDEAAVEVFFRAHREAHSGLKMAMRGITDWSNPPFYAVYAWLLWRGRREKRPDLTRLALAYVAVQLAVSLLAVRGLKMLIGRPRPEAGPFFEPMTTDPGHHSLPSGHTTEITGATLPLALRAGGRLVPLFLALLTALTGFSRVYLGWHHPSDVFFGWLLGSAAGLAIHLLATKDEHAGLS comes from the coding sequence ATGTCCTGGTCGCGTCTTCTTCTCGGCTGGCTGCGCTTTTCCTGGCCGCTGCTGCTCGTGCTGCTCGTCCTCTGGCTCGCGTTCGGAGGCGACGAGGCCGCCGTGGAGGTGTTCTTCCGCGCGCACCGGGAGGCCCACTCCGGCCTGAAGATGGCGATGCGCGGCATCACCGACTGGTCCAACCCGCCGTTCTACGCCGTCTACGCCTGGCTGCTCTGGCGCGGCCGGCGCGAAAAGCGGCCGGACCTCACCCGGCTGGCCCTGGCCTATGTCGCGGTCCAGCTGGCCGTGTCCCTGCTGGCCGTGCGCGGGCTCAAGATGCTCATCGGCAGGCCCCGGCCCGAGGCTGGGCCGTTCTTCGAGCCCATGACCACGGATCCGGGGCACCACTCCCTGCCCTCCGGGCACACCACCGAGATCACCGGAGCCACGCTGCCCCTGGCCCTGCGGGCGGGCGGGCGGCTCGTTCCCCTGTTTCTGGCCCTGCTCACGGCCCTGACCGGCTTCAGCCGCGTCTACCTGGGCTGGCACCATCCGAGCGACGTCTTCTTCGGCTGGCTCCTGGGATCCGCGGCCGGACTGGCCATTCACCTCCTGGCGACGAAGGACGAACATGCGGGACTTTCTTGA
- a CDS encoding rhodanese-like domain-containing protein, whose translation MAKRRLTFLLSFLILLLSVGQILAAPAPNDKRKETVLQKYLDAKEAYAMWQASPDKVFIVDVRTPEEYDFVGHPAMARNVPVQTWAGKWDTEKKSMPLVDNPAFVSTMKKLHKPGDTLILMCRSGHRSAKAIAKLAEAGFTNVYNMIDGFEGDKVEDKANSEFGKRVLNGWRNSKLPWTYALDEKLIYMPVN comes from the coding sequence ATGGCTAAAAGGCGTTTGACGTTCCTACTGTCCTTCCTGATCCTGCTTCTCTCCGTGGGCCAAATTCTCGCGGCCCCGGCGCCCAATGACAAACGCAAGGAAACCGTGCTCCAGAAATACCTCGACGCCAAGGAGGCCTATGCCATGTGGCAGGCGTCGCCCGACAAGGTGTTCATCGTGGATGTGCGCACCCCCGAGGAGTATGATTTCGTCGGCCATCCCGCCATGGCCCGGAACGTTCCGGTGCAGACTTGGGCGGGCAAATGGGACACTGAAAAGAAATCCATGCCCCTGGTGGACAACCCCGCTTTTGTCAGCACCATGAAAAAGCTGCACAAGCCCGGCGACACCCTGATCCTGATGTGCCGCTCCGGGCACAGAAGCGCCAAGGCCATCGCGAAACTCGCCGAGGCGGGGTTTACGAACGTCTACAACATGATCGACGGCTTCGAGGGAGACAAGGTCGAGGACAAGGCGAATTCGGAATTCGGCAAACGCGTCCTGAACGGCTGGCGCAACTCCAAGCTGCCTTGGACCTACGCCTTGGATGAAAAGCTGATCTACATGCCCGTCAACTGA
- a CDS encoding BON domain-containing protein — MRNPLLALLLILAATAAMQGCAGLPVSEGLAAAQYANTAYSGYKLTDEYFPRARVDGDQSADMRLEDAIRNRLHENPQTHYAQVKPLCYGGEVYLLGSVRSEEERRLATLAASSMPGVKSVTRCLVSPRDVLPPARQAALADAVKARLAALDGVRPQRLRVEVVGRHVVVLAYVADETEQRRLQGALDGLPGLDVTAYLIPLSADHARLAAR, encoded by the coding sequence ATGCGAAACCCGCTCCTCGCCCTCCTGCTCATCCTGGCGGCAACCGCCGCCATGCAAGGGTGCGCGGGATTGCCGGTGAGCGAGGGCCTGGCCGCCGCCCAGTACGCCAACACGGCCTATTCCGGCTACAAGCTGACCGACGAGTACTTCCCCAGGGCCCGCGTGGACGGCGATCAGAGCGCGGACATGCGCCTGGAGGACGCCATCCGCAACCGCCTGCACGAAAATCCCCAGACCCACTATGCCCAGGTGAAGCCCCTGTGCTACGGCGGGGAGGTCTACCTCCTCGGCTCCGTGCGCTCCGAGGAGGAGCGCCGCCTGGCCACCCTGGCGGCCTCCAGCATGCCGGGCGTCAAGTCCGTGACGCGCTGTCTCGTCTCTCCCCGGGACGTGCTGCCCCCCGCCCGCCAGGCCGCCCTGGCCGACGCGGTCAAGGCCCGTCTGGCCGCCCTGGACGGCGTCCGGCCCCAGCGCCTGCGCGTGGAGGTCGTGGGGCGACACGTGGTGGTCCTGGCCTATGTGGCCGACGAAACCGAGCAGCGGCGTCTCCAGGGCGCTCTGGACGGATTGCCCGGCCTGGACGTGACCGCCTACCTGATCCCGCTCTCCGCCGACCACGCCCGCCTGGCCGCGCGCTGA
- a CDS encoding motility associated factor glycosyltransferase family protein: MKMFPFLRENMETLDRLGQMIVAWLAARKADEQRIKDSLFVNRHGLIDWKLPTGSGMFEQVPPQAFYSEWDGGAKPDTSATILVGCNVGYGLNRLLTNTPDSHKVIVVEPNPELLLACLGQTDFRPFLEHKKLHFALPEDDYLGEIIKNLDLQYIFGVINLRADLPSQQMGPEYASLLARIKGRVENFCVEMNTLRSRQDVMVGNELKNFHRALSDGSLAGLENSARGVTAVILGAGPSLLRFAPEFARDPGQALYATALQTMPTLQAQGITPHFCMAIDYDPGMLRIFDRLDAERAADVPLIYSTKVQPELVRRYPGPTIPLWTIGGMATFAMKDRELVLDAGGNVSLTLARFLRWCGVSRLVLAGQDFAWSGEQTHADGHHAAGRKVVFNPRAHLRIKNLHGEEIVTTPQYMAAKRELEMDLRKTNLPVFGLYGGGAPIEGVEMLDMAQVRERGLLDSLPGSVEGFLDRLLSARERRRSFDFEPRSHRWSVSLRNAEKQLTRLFRNLGGNQKEIHGMFERALLFIKQDPLYVPYLFNEIINLSGLAKARHSYEPKDLAEFRRIEKDVLRKVREVDRCLLPAGSRAA, from the coding sequence ATGAAGATGTTCCCCTTCCTGCGCGAGAACATGGAGACCCTGGACCGCCTGGGCCAGATGATCGTGGCCTGGCTGGCCGCCCGGAAAGCCGACGAACAGCGCATCAAGGACAGCCTGTTCGTCAACCGCCACGGGCTCATCGACTGGAAGCTCCCCACCGGGTCCGGCATGTTCGAGCAGGTGCCCCCGCAGGCGTTCTATTCCGAATGGGACGGCGGCGCCAAGCCGGACACCAGCGCCACCATCCTCGTGGGCTGCAACGTGGGCTACGGCCTGAACCGCCTGCTCACGAACACCCCGGACAGCCACAAGGTCATCGTGGTCGAGCCGAATCCCGAGCTGCTCCTGGCCTGCCTGGGCCAGACCGACTTCCGGCCCTTCCTGGAGCACAAGAAGCTCCACTTCGCCCTGCCCGAGGACGACTATCTGGGCGAAATCATCAAGAATCTTGACCTGCAATACATCTTCGGCGTGATCAACCTGCGCGCCGACCTGCCGAGCCAGCAGATGGGCCCGGAATACGCCTCGCTGCTGGCGCGCATCAAGGGCCGCGTGGAGAACTTCTGCGTGGAGATGAACACCCTGCGCAGCCGCCAGGACGTCATGGTCGGCAACGAGTTGAAGAACTTCCACCGGGCCCTGTCCGACGGCAGCCTGGCCGGGCTGGAGAACAGCGCGCGCGGCGTCACGGCCGTGATCCTCGGCGCGGGCCCGTCCCTGCTCCGCTTCGCCCCGGAGTTCGCCCGCGACCCGGGCCAAGCGCTCTACGCCACGGCGCTCCAGACCATGCCCACCCTCCAGGCCCAGGGCATCACCCCGCATTTCTGCATGGCCATCGACTACGACCCGGGCATGCTGCGCATCTTCGACCGCCTGGACGCGGAGCGCGCGGCGGACGTGCCCCTGATCTACTCCACCAAGGTCCAGCCCGAGCTGGTGCGCCGCTACCCCGGCCCGACCATCCCGCTGTGGACCATCGGCGGCATGGCCACCTTCGCCATGAAGGACCGCGAACTGGTCCTGGACGCGGGCGGCAACGTGAGCCTGACCCTGGCGCGCTTCCTGCGTTGGTGCGGGGTTTCGCGGCTGGTCCTGGCGGGCCAGGACTTCGCCTGGAGCGGCGAGCAGACCCACGCCGACGGCCACCACGCCGCCGGACGCAAGGTCGTCTTCAACCCGCGCGCGCATCTGCGGATCAAAAATCTCCACGGCGAGGAGATCGTCACCACGCCGCAGTACATGGCCGCCAAGCGCGAGCTGGAGATGGACCTGCGCAAGACGAACCTCCCGGTCTTCGGCCTCTATGGCGGCGGCGCGCCCATCGAGGGAGTGGAGATGCTCGACATGGCCCAGGTCCGCGAACGCGGCCTGCTGGATTCGCTGCCGGGCAGCGTGGAGGGCTTCCTGGACCGGCTCCTGTCCGCCCGGGAACGGCGGCGCTCCTTCGACTTCGAGCCCCGCAGCCACCGCTGGTCCGTCTCCCTGCGCAACGCCGAAAAGCAGCTGACCCGGCTCTTCCGCAACCTGGGCGGCAACCAGAAGGAAATCCACGGGATGTTCGAGCGGGCCCTCCTGTTCATCAAGCAGGATCCGCTCTACGTGCCCTACCTGTTCAACGAGATCATCAACCTCTCCGGCCTGGCCAAGGCGCGCCACTCCTACGAGCCCAAGGACCTCGCCGAGTTCCGCAGGATCGAGAAGGACGTGCTGCGCAAGGTCCGGGAGGTGGACCGCTGCCTTCTGCCCGCCGGGAGCCGAGCGGCCTGA